From a single Chitinophaga sp. Cy-1792 genomic region:
- the infB gene encoding translation initiation factor IF-2, with product MEETGNRGGPNYDMPETTNNTPRLLAAAKEFNIGKETLIDYLSNKGFDMGGFGSPNARLTAVMYQALQSEFQQDKANKRKSDQIALPKGSVLDTKKKEKEEAEAAAKKNTSKDKEEAAPAQEAPKTEPKPEPVKETPKQEPQAQAPSTPPVKEPAAPVTPPPPVAESPKPQAPPAEPDVVKTEAPKINGPRVITTIDLDAINKGAAKKPAPAPAAQKEQPKQEPTAKPAETPAPQPKAETPAPQPTPAPTPAPVAEKKPEPAPAAPVTPPPAPASPEKTPAPAPAPAAVTEPKTEKAPAAEKAPAAKPAPAPVENVAKTDKTDTTVKTEKAAPVEDKPVVNKVEEVLQEAKPAAAIKEPAIPVKLPVKEETKNNDNNTQAPAANTEQAGNVIENIQAEKLTGPKVIGKIELPVQSDRRDNNKSNFNKDRDEKRKRKRIIVEKKPEPIQPRDFKDGERKEGDRPRHDNQGGGHGNHGNRDNQHGNRDNRGGQGQGQHGGGQHGQNRQGGGQHGGQNRPGGGQHGDNRNQNRNQQGGGQGGGNRPGGGQHGQNRPGGQQGGGFNRQGGGGYGQNRQGGNFNRPGQGGGYNRHGANNRDDKRTPEEKEIDKNEIQNKIKETMAKLSGNTRGKGVKAKHRREKREERANERANQHGQDNKLQVTEFISVSELANLMDVSFAEVISKCMGLGIMVSINQRLDAEVIELVSGEFGYEVEFIGLDAVEDAEEVEEVDAPEDLEPRAPIVTIMGHVDHGKTSLLDYIRNANVVAGEAGGITQHIGAYQVTTSGGKKITFLDTPGHEAFTAMRARGAKAADIAVIVIAADDAIMPQTREAISHSQAAGLPMVFAINKVDKEGSNPEKIKEQLAGMNLLVEDWGGKYQSQEISAKSGLNIDLLLEKLLLEAELLELKANPNREGSGSIVEASLDKGRGYVASLLVQNGTLRQGDTIVSGSFYGKIKAMFNERGQKMDEAGPSMPVQVLGLNGAPQAGEKFKMYENESEAKEVANRRAQIVREQGIRTKKHITLDEIGRRLALGNFKQLNLILKADFDGSVEALSDSLQKLSTEEIVVSIVHKAVGQITESDVLLATASDAIILGFQVRPSSQAAKLAEKENIEIRNYSIIYDAIEEIKSAMEGMLEPKIEKKVVCNVEVRETYKFDKVTVAGCFVLDGKLARNTRVNLVRDGIVVHTGDLGSLKRYKEDVKEVAANMECGLSLRNYSDIRPGDIVEGFEEVEVKRTL from the coding sequence TTGGAAGAAACGGGAAACAGGGGAGGCCCGAACTACGATATGCCTGAAACAACAAACAACACACCACGATTGCTGGCCGCAGCCAAAGAGTTTAATATTGGTAAAGAAACGCTTATAGACTATCTTTCCAATAAAGGCTTCGACATGGGTGGCTTTGGTTCGCCAAATGCCCGCCTCACGGCTGTCATGTACCAAGCGCTGCAGTCGGAGTTCCAACAGGACAAGGCTAATAAGCGCAAAAGCGACCAGATAGCCCTGCCCAAAGGAAGCGTGTTAGATACGAAGAAGAAAGAAAAAGAGGAAGCGGAGGCTGCGGCGAAAAAGAACACTAGCAAAGACAAAGAAGAGGCAGCTCCAGCTCAGGAAGCTCCTAAAACGGAACCTAAACCTGAACCTGTTAAGGAAACCCCTAAACAGGAACCTCAGGCACAAGCTCCATCTACTCCTCCGGTAAAGGAACCAGCAGCTCCCGTTACACCACCTCCCCCGGTGGCGGAATCTCCTAAACCACAGGCACCGCCTGCCGAACCGGATGTAGTGAAAACTGAAGCACCTAAAATTAACGGGCCTCGCGTCATCACGACCATCGATCTCGATGCCATTAATAAAGGTGCTGCCAAAAAACCTGCTCCTGCACCAGCTGCTCAAAAAGAACAGCCTAAACAGGAACCAACAGCAAAACCTGCAGAAACGCCGGCACCTCAGCCTAAAGCAGAAACTCCTGCTCCACAGCCAACGCCAGCGCCTACTCCAGCACCTGTTGCCGAGAAAAAACCAGAACCAGCACCTGCTGCACCGGTAACTCCACCGCCAGCTCCTGCCAGTCCTGAAAAAACACCGGCACCAGCACCTGCTCCTGCAGCCGTTACTGAGCCTAAAACAGAAAAAGCACCTGCTGCTGAAAAAGCACCTGCAGCCAAACCTGCCCCGGCTCCTGTTGAGAATGTAGCGAAAACAGACAAAACCGATACGACAGTTAAAACGGAAAAAGCCGCACCGGTTGAAGATAAACCTGTAGTTAATAAAGTGGAAGAAGTATTACAAGAGGCTAAACCGGCTGCAGCAATCAAAGAACCGGCGATTCCAGTTAAACTTCCTGTTAAGGAAGAAACGAAAAACAACGATAACAATACCCAGGCTCCTGCGGCTAACACCGAACAGGCCGGAAACGTTATCGAAAATATTCAGGCTGAAAAATTGACCGGTCCTAAAGTTATCGGCAAAATCGAACTGCCGGTACAATCCGACAGAAGAGATAATAATAAATCTAACTTCAATAAGGACCGCGACGAAAAACGTAAACGTAAACGTATCATCGTCGAGAAAAAACCTGAACCAATCCAGCCACGTGACTTCAAAGACGGCGAACGCAAAGAAGGCGACCGCCCACGTCATGATAATCAAGGTGGTGGACACGGCAACCATGGCAACCGCGATAACCAACACGGAAACCGCGATAACCGCGGCGGACAAGGTCAGGGTCAGCATGGTGGCGGTCAGCACGGTCAAAACAGACAAGGTGGTGGACAACACGGTGGTCAGAACAGACCTGGTGGCGGACAACACGGCGATAATCGCAACCAAAACCGTAACCAGCAAGGCGGCGGTCAAGGTGGTGGTAATCGTCCCGGCGGCGGACAACACGGTCAGAACAGACCTGGTGGCCAGCAAGGCGGCGGATTCAATCGCCAGGGCGGCGGTGGCTACGGTCAGAACAGACAAGGTGGCAACTTTAATCGCCCAGGTCAGGGTGGTGGCTATAACAGACACGGTGCCAATAACCGCGATGATAAACGCACCCCTGAAGAAAAAGAAATCGACAAAAACGAGATCCAGAATAAGATCAAGGAGACAATGGCCAAACTCTCCGGCAATACCCGCGGTAAAGGCGTAAAAGCCAAACACCGTCGCGAAAAACGCGAAGAGAGAGCCAACGAAAGAGCTAACCAGCACGGCCAGGATAATAAACTCCAGGTAACTGAATTCATCTCCGTTAGCGAACTCGCTAACCTGATGGATGTTAGCTTCGCCGAAGTTATCTCCAAATGTATGGGCCTCGGTATCATGGTGTCCATCAACCAACGCCTCGACGCCGAAGTAATCGAACTCGTATCCGGCGAATTTGGATATGAAGTTGAATTTATCGGTCTCGACGCCGTTGAAGATGCAGAAGAAGTAGAAGAAGTAGATGCTCCGGAAGACCTGGAACCACGTGCACCAATCGTTACGATCATGGGTCACGTAGACCACGGTAAAACGTCCCTGCTCGACTATATCCGTAATGCTAACGTAGTAGCAGGTGAAGCCGGCGGTATTACCCAGCACATCGGTGCTTACCAGGTAACTACCAGCGGTGGTAAAAAAATCACCTTCCTCGATACCCCTGGTCACGAAGCGTTTACCGCGATGCGTGCCCGTGGTGCGAAAGCTGCTGATATCGCTGTAATCGTAATCGCTGCTGATGATGCCATCATGCCGCAAACTCGTGAAGCAATATCCCACTCTCAGGCTGCCGGACTCCCAATGGTATTCGCTATCAACAAAGTGGATAAAGAAGGATCCAACCCTGAGAAAATTAAAGAACAACTCGCTGGTATGAACCTCCTCGTTGAAGACTGGGGTGGTAAATATCAAAGCCAGGAAATATCTGCCAAGAGCGGTCTGAACATCGACCTCCTCCTGGAAAAATTACTGCTGGAAGCTGAACTCCTCGAACTGAAAGCAAATCCAAATCGCGAAGGTTCCGGTTCTATCGTGGAAGCATCCCTGGATAAAGGCCGCGGTTACGTTGCCTCCCTCCTGGTACAAAATGGTACCCTCCGTCAGGGCGATACCATCGTATCCGGTTCCTTCTACGGTAAAATCAAAGCCATGTTCAACGAACGTGGTCAGAAAATGGATGAAGCAGGTCCTTCCATGCCAGTACAGGTGCTCGGCCTGAACGGTGCGCCGCAGGCAGGTGAGAAATTCAAAATGTACGAAAACGAATCTGAAGCAAAAGAAGTGGCTAACCGCCGCGCCCAGATCGTTCGCGAACAAGGTATCCGTACCAAGAAACATATCACCCTCGACGAAATCGGTCGCCGTCTGGCACTCGGTAACTTTAAACAGCTCAACCTCATCCTCAAAGCTGACTTTGACGGATCCGTGGAAGCGCTGTCCGACTCCCTGCAGAAACTCTCTACTGAAGAGATCGTGGTTAGTATCGTTCACAAGGCCGTGGGTCAGATCACCGAATCCGACGTACTCCTTGCTACCGCCTCCGACGCGATCATCCTCGGATTCCAGGTGCGTCCTTCTTCTCAGGCTGCTAAACTCGCCGAGAAAGAAAACATCGAGATCCGCAACTACTCCATCATCTATGACGCTATCGAAGAAATTAAGAGCGCCATGGAAGGTATGCTGGAACCAAAAATCGAAAAGAAAGTGGTGTGCAACGTCGAAGTACGCGAAACCTACAAATTCGACAAGGTTACAGTGGCTGGTTGCTTCGTACTCGATGGCAAGTTAGCGAGAAACACACGCGTAAACCTCGTTCGCGACGGTATCGTAGTTCATACCGGAGACCTCGGCTCCCTGAAACGTTATAAAGAAGACGTGAAAGAAGTTGCCGCCAATATGGAATGCGGTCTGAGTCTGCGTAACTATAGCGATATCCGCCCAGGCGATATCGTCGAAGGTTTCGAAGAAGTGGAAGTTAAAAGAACATTATAA
- the nusA gene encoding transcription termination factor NusA codes for MASINLIESFSEFKEAENIDRPTLMKVLEDVFKTLLRKKYGSDENFDVIVNTEKGDLEILRRRLVVEDGEVEDDNAQIAYSEAISIEKDLEIGEDLYEEVDIMDFGRRAILAAKQTLSARIGDLKKNILVKKYADKAGEIVTGEVYQVWKKEVLLLDDEGNELILPKAEQIPTDYFKKGENVRAVVKKVEMKNNAPLIILSRTHPSFLAKLLEIEVPEIFDGLIVIKKIVREPGERAKVAVESYDDRIDPVGACVGMKGSRIHGIVRELRNENIDIINFTANIQLLIQRSLTPARISRMEVDNENKYASVYLNPDQVSLAIGKKGVNIKLACELTGYEIDVFRDEQQEQSEFDIDLEEFSDEIEEWIIDELKRIGCDTARSVLELTTEELVRRSDLEEETVQDIRRILQEEFDKE; via the coding sequence ATGGCTAGTATTAACCTGATTGAGTCATTCTCTGAGTTCAAGGAGGCGGAAAACATTGACCGTCCTACGTTGATGAAGGTTCTGGAAGATGTGTTCAAAACGCTGCTGAGAAAAAAGTATGGCTCTGATGAGAACTTTGACGTCATTGTAAATACAGAAAAAGGAGACCTTGAAATATTACGTCGTCGTCTGGTAGTTGAAGATGGTGAAGTGGAAGACGACAATGCACAAATCGCTTATTCTGAGGCTATTAGCATCGAAAAAGATCTGGAAATCGGAGAAGACCTCTACGAAGAAGTAGATATCATGGACTTCGGACGCCGCGCAATCCTCGCAGCAAAACAAACGCTGTCTGCACGCATCGGAGACCTCAAAAAGAACATTCTCGTAAAGAAATATGCTGATAAAGCCGGTGAAATTGTAACCGGTGAAGTTTACCAGGTTTGGAAAAAAGAAGTTTTATTGCTTGATGATGAAGGGAATGAATTAATTTTGCCAAAAGCCGAACAAATCCCCACTGATTATTTCAAAAAAGGGGAAAACGTTAGAGCGGTGGTGAAAAAGGTGGAAATGAAGAATAATGCCCCACTCATCATTCTTTCCCGTACACACCCATCCTTCCTGGCTAAATTATTGGAAATTGAAGTTCCTGAGATCTTTGACGGCCTGATCGTTATCAAGAAAATCGTTCGTGAACCAGGAGAAAGAGCCAAAGTGGCTGTTGAATCCTATGACGACCGTATCGACCCTGTAGGTGCCTGCGTGGGTATGAAAGGTAGCCGTATCCACGGTATCGTTCGCGAACTCAGAAACGAAAATATTGATATCATTAACTTTACCGCCAACATCCAGCTCCTGATACAACGCTCGTTAACACCTGCAAGAATCAGCCGGATGGAAGTGGATAACGAAAATAAATACGCCTCCGTTTACCTCAACCCTGACCAGGTTTCCCTGGCCATCGGTAAAAAAGGCGTAAATATTAAACTCGCCTGCGAACTGACCGGATACGAAATCGACGTATTCCGCGACGAACAACAGGAACAATCCGAGTTTGATATCGATCTCGAAGAATTCTCTGACGAAATCGAAGAATGGATCATAGATGAATTGAAGCGAATAGGTTGTGACACTGCCCGCAGCGTATTAGAGCTGACTACAGAAGAACTGGTACGCCGTTCTGATCTGGAAGAAGAGACAGTGCAGGATATTAGAAGAATATTGCAAGAAGAGTTTGACAAAGAATAA
- the rimP gene encoding ribosome maturation factor RimP, which translates to MANEHVITAIRELAEGLLANDPDNFLVDIRIKPTNNIKLFLDGDKGVPVEKLVSFNRALYALLEEAALFPDNDFSLEVSSPGLDEPLKLHRQYLKNIGRKVEVTFPDGSAKEGTLMAVSDSNFTIEEQIGKKKEKKTTEINFDEIKHTKVCIVF; encoded by the coding sequence ATGGCAAACGAACACGTGATAACAGCAATCCGGGAACTGGCAGAGGGTCTGCTGGCCAATGATCCCGATAATTTTCTGGTAGATATCAGAATAAAGCCCACAAACAATATTAAGCTCTTTTTAGACGGAGATAAAGGCGTACCTGTTGAAAAATTAGTATCTTTCAACCGTGCGTTATATGCCCTGCTGGAGGAAGCAGCCCTGTTTCCTGACAATGACTTCTCGCTGGAGGTTTCTTCTCCCGGACTGGATGAGCCATTGAAACTGCACAGACAGTATCTCAAAAATATTGGTCGTAAAGTGGAGGTTACCTTCCCGGATGGAAGTGCTAAAGAAGGCACCCTGATGGCGGTATCCGACAGCAACTTTACCATTGAAGAGCAGATCGGCAAGAAAAAAGAGAAAAAAACTACTGAAATAAATTTCGATGAAATCAAGCATACGAAAGTGTGCATTGTGTTTTAA
- a CDS encoding TM2 domain-containing protein, with the protein MNNFSYNMLPGIEPEEKIWLDQLTSAYTQEKKDKFLMLYQSKRRDPQSILIFTLLGLVGFAGVHRFVTDRIGLGIIYFFTCGIFFLGTLIDAINYKRIAWDFNKREAVKCSQMIDL; encoded by the coding sequence ATGAATAACTTTTCATACAATATGTTACCCGGTATTGAGCCGGAGGAGAAAATCTGGTTAGATCAGTTAACCAGCGCATATACCCAGGAAAAAAAAGATAAGTTTTTAATGTTATATCAAAGCAAAAGAAGGGATCCGCAGTCGATATTGATATTCACTTTGTTAGGTTTGGTCGGGTTTGCGGGGGTGCACAGATTTGTAACTGACAGGATTGGTTTAGGGATTATATATTTTTTTACCTGCGGTATTTTCTTTTTAGGTACGCTGATAGATGCGATTAATTATAAAAGAATCGCCTGGGACTTTAATAAACGCGAAGCAGTTAAGTGTTCGCAAATGATTGACTTATAG
- a CDS encoding DUF4834 family protein — protein sequence MVLKYLFLFFVLYLLYKIVFGFVIPVYKATRQLRQQMNGMQDAMRQQYESQQAYQEHPEQTTQAKGTQPPKSTDRGEYIDFEEIK from the coding sequence ATGGTGTTAAAGTATTTATTTCTATTTTTTGTACTCTATCTGCTGTATAAGATTGTATTCGGATTTGTAATACCCGTATACAAAGCGACCAGGCAGTTACGCCAGCAGATGAATGGAATGCAGGACGCAATGCGCCAGCAGTACGAGAGCCAGCAGGCTTACCAGGAGCATCCTGAACAAACGACGCAAGCTAAAGGAACACAGCCGCCGAAATCTACGGATCGGGGTGAATATATTGATTTTGAAGAAATTAAATAG
- a CDS encoding HAD family phosphatase, which translates to MQGIKNIIFDLGGVILNLDYKKTNDAFTALGVENFHELYGQFKGSDLFNGLETGHVSTAEFLATMHKYLPENITDAQIIDAWNAMLLDFPVARLQLLQQLRQQYNLFLLSNTNAIHLDAFNKILMESRGIPSLGAFFDKTYYSHLMGCRKPDRESYEMVLEENGLIAGETVFIDDTLPNIDGAKAIGLQTIHLQAPKTILEIFKPLSA; encoded by the coding sequence ATGCAGGGAATTAAAAATATCATTTTTGATCTGGGAGGAGTGATCCTGAACCTGGATTACAAAAAGACGAACGACGCTTTTACAGCCCTTGGTGTAGAGAATTTTCATGAGCTATACGGCCAGTTCAAGGGCTCCGACCTTTTCAACGGACTCGAAACGGGGCACGTCAGCACAGCGGAATTTCTGGCTACCATGCATAAATACCTTCCCGAAAATATCACGGACGCACAGATTATTGATGCCTGGAATGCCATGTTACTCGATTTCCCGGTAGCAAGACTCCAATTACTACAACAGCTACGCCAGCAGTATAATCTTTTCCTGTTAAGTAATACCAATGCTATCCACCTGGATGCATTCAATAAAATTCTGATGGAATCAAGGGGCATTCCTTCGCTGGGAGCATTCTTTGATAAAACTTATTATTCTCATTTAATGGGTTGCCGTAAACCTGACAGAGAAAGTTATGAGATGGTCCTGGAGGAAAACGGACTCATAGCAGGGGAGACAGTTTTTATTGATGATACCCTGCCAAACATTGATGGCGCTAAAGCAATCGGACTGCAAACCATTCATCTGCAGGCGCCCAAAACAATACTTGAAATATTCAAACCTTTATCTGCATAA
- a CDS encoding helix-turn-helix domain-containing protein, translated as MTIINPFDLIISKIDVLQACVNGLRENNKKPIVIQPEDPDRLLNLAEAANVLRKPVGTVRYYIHQKSLPAIKVGKGYVVKHSALMAWVDEFKVSTDENPVINMRRRFAKR; from the coding sequence ATGACAATTATTAATCCATTCGATCTAATTATTTCTAAGATCGACGTATTGCAAGCATGCGTAAATGGCTTGCGGGAAAACAACAAGAAACCTATTGTGATTCAGCCGGAAGATCCTGACAGGTTGTTGAACCTGGCTGAAGCTGCAAACGTACTGCGTAAGCCGGTAGGTACCGTCCGTTATTACATTCATCAAAAGTCATTGCCGGCAATTAAGGTTGGTAAAGGCTATGTGGTGAAGCATTCTGCTTTGATGGCATGGGTGGATGAATTCAAGGTTAGTACAGATGAGAATCCGGTGATCAATATGAGACGCCGATTTGCAAAACGCTAA
- a CDS encoding toprim domain-containing protein, whose protein sequence is MQRVKDLKQWDLVDLLSRLGYEPSKVIRDDYWYLSPLRVEKTPSFKVNRRLNVWYDHGIGQGGDLIDFGCLYNSCSVSDLLKKWENLPSPTFSFQPRIAGEKKNPDEGAVSILAVRPITDQHLLAYLNTRAIPHSIAESYCKEVDFSLHNRQYRALGFKNEAGGYELRNADFKGCCAPKDVTLIAGTGQRLNIFEGFFSFLSYLACQKVLGVTGDDFLILNSLALLGKAMDLTEKYPKIALYLDNDTAGKRATNTFKTSDRFSDCSSLYQGHKDINDWWINRNKPIQKVMNSVRRGLRR, encoded by the coding sequence ATGCAACGTGTAAAAGATTTGAAGCAATGGGATTTAGTTGACCTTTTATCCAGATTGGGTTATGAACCCAGTAAGGTAATTCGGGATGACTACTGGTACTTATCTCCGCTCAGAGTAGAGAAAACGCCATCCTTTAAAGTAAATAGGCGTTTGAATGTCTGGTATGATCACGGTATTGGTCAGGGTGGTGATCTGATCGATTTTGGTTGCCTGTATAACAGCTGTTCAGTTAGTGATCTGCTCAAAAAATGGGAAAACCTTCCCTCCCCTACTTTTTCTTTTCAACCGCGAATTGCTGGTGAAAAGAAAAATCCCGATGAGGGCGCAGTTTCTATTCTTGCAGTAAGACCCATCACTGACCAGCATTTGTTAGCATATCTGAACACCAGGGCGATACCACATTCAATAGCCGAATCGTATTGTAAGGAAGTAGACTTTTCCCTACATAACCGCCAATATAGAGCCCTTGGTTTCAAGAATGAGGCTGGCGGCTATGAGCTGAGAAACGCGGATTTTAAAGGCTGTTGTGCGCCTAAGGACGTGACTTTAATAGCCGGCACAGGACAACGGCTAAATATCTTTGAAGGATTTTTCAGCTTTCTCTCCTACCTGGCGTGTCAGAAAGTTCTGGGAGTAACCGGTGATGATTTCCTGATCCTGAACTCTCTTGCTCTGCTGGGAAAAGCGATGGACCTCACAGAGAAGTACCCCAAAATCGCCTTGTATCTGGATAATGACACAGCAGGAAAGCGAGCAACCAACACGTTCAAAACGAGCGATAGATTCTCAGATTGCTCCTCTCTCTATCAAGGGCACAAAGACATTAATGACTGGTGGATTAACAGGAATAAGCCTATTCAGAAGGTAATGAATAGCGTCCGGCGTGGGCTGCGACGTTAG
- a CDS encoding plasmid mobilization relaxosome protein MobC, whose translation MARPRKNESEKRVVQVNIRLTSCENQRVNELAKSVGITPANLIRQKLFAGRFPPVKHSPIEIDLYRELHRIGVNLNQATHRINRNELPGEYLSILIQVSKTVNQAIKLLVNDRRSG comes from the coding sequence ATGGCAAGACCGAGGAAAAATGAAAGTGAAAAACGAGTCGTCCAGGTGAATATACGACTGACTTCATGTGAGAATCAGCGTGTCAACGAGCTGGCGAAATCGGTAGGGATTACGCCTGCCAACCTTATCCGGCAGAAATTATTTGCCGGTAGATTCCCACCTGTAAAACACTCTCCTATCGAAATTGACCTATACAGAGAACTGCATAGGATCGGTGTAAATCTGAATCAGGCCACCCACCGGATTAATAGAAATGAGTTACCTGGTGAATATCTATCTATTCTTATTCAGGTATCAAAGACAGTTAACCAAGCAATAAAACTATTAGTAAATGACAGGCGATCAGGTTAA
- a CDS encoding relaxase/mobilization nuclease domain-containing protein, with the protein MTGDQVKGKGFRGALRYNLAKVEKGVAEVLDTNFSSRQENTIMKEVAMIKALRPNLQKYFYHTSLNFPPNENLSNEQMRVIAKEYLSEMGFNQHQFMVFRHRDADHPHIHILVNRIGFDGEVVTDSQDYARSEKVIRAIEKKYNLTPVVSSKQAVERALTKNEMEMMKRTDELSVKIKLQTIVNNAQKQSRSVAEFIQSLEVRGVNVLFNQAQTGFVSGISYGFEGLIFKGSALGNGFKWTQLKGSLNYEQERDHTTICEANLRTRSILSDIGLQQTVRDGAVNQTMASNELKRATAITQSASGKDFTGVSNNTGRLRPSAKRVERTNAISEEPSRRNTEIFENTKETGVLVGGIIRELLSPVDSYTHENLAALNEFKKKKKKRKIRR; encoded by the coding sequence ATGACAGGCGATCAGGTTAAAGGGAAAGGATTTAGAGGGGCATTACGCTATAATCTTGCTAAAGTAGAAAAAGGAGTTGCTGAGGTATTGGATACCAACTTCTCCAGCAGGCAGGAAAATACAATCATGAAGGAAGTCGCTATGATAAAGGCTTTGCGTCCAAATCTTCAGAAATACTTTTATCATACTTCTCTAAATTTTCCACCTAATGAGAATTTATCAAATGAGCAGATGAGGGTTATCGCTAAAGAGTATTTATCAGAGATGGGCTTTAATCAGCATCAATTCATGGTTTTCCGGCATCGTGATGCAGATCATCCACATATTCATATCTTGGTAAATAGAATCGGATTCGATGGTGAAGTAGTTACAGATAGTCAGGATTATGCCAGGAGCGAAAAAGTGATCAGGGCCATTGAAAAGAAATATAACCTTACTCCTGTTGTATCCAGTAAGCAGGCCGTGGAACGTGCTTTGACAAAGAATGAAATGGAGATGATGAAACGTACCGACGAACTGTCGGTAAAAATCAAACTTCAGACAATCGTAAATAATGCTCAAAAGCAGAGTCGTTCAGTTGCTGAATTTATACAGTCGCTAGAGGTTAGAGGTGTGAATGTCCTTTTTAATCAGGCGCAGACAGGTTTTGTAAGTGGTATCAGCTACGGTTTTGAAGGATTGATTTTTAAGGGATCGGCGCTGGGAAATGGTTTTAAGTGGACACAGCTAAAAGGATCATTAAACTATGAACAAGAAAGAGATCATACAACAATATGCGAAGCAAACCTTAGGACAAGATCCATCCTATCAGATATTGGATTACAACAAACTGTTAGAGATGGTGCAGTCAATCAAACAATGGCATCAAACGAGCTTAAACGAGCAACAGCGATTACACAGAGCGCATCTGGAAAGGACTTCACAGGAGTTTCGAACAATACAGGCCGACTGCGTCCGTCTGCAAAGAGAGTTGAACGAACTAACGCAATTAGTGAAGAGCCTTCACGACGGAACACTGAAATATTTGAAAATACAAAGGAGACGGGAGTTCTGGTTGGCGGTATTATCCGGGAGTTGCTCAGCCCTGTTGATAGTTATACTCATGAAAATCTGGCTGCATTAAATGAGTTTAAAAAGAAAAAGAAAAAACGGAAAATCCGGCGGTGA
- a CDS encoding helix-turn-helix domain-containing protein yields MDSKKENSKKVQLDPDEQLVKLGARIKDLRIKAGYKNYEVFAYENNIPRAQYGRYEQGKDLRFSSLVKVVSAFGMTMEEFFGEGFD; encoded by the coding sequence ATGGATAGCAAAAAAGAAAACTCCAAGAAAGTCCAGCTTGACCCTGATGAGCAGCTAGTAAAGTTGGGAGCCCGGATCAAAGATCTCCGCATCAAAGCAGGATACAAAAACTATGAAGTTTTCGCGTATGAAAATAATATCCCCAGAGCGCAGTATGGCCGCTATGAGCAAGGAAAAGACTTGCGGTTTAGTAGCCTGGTGAAGGTGGTGAGTGCGTTTGGAATGACGATGGAGGAGTTTTTTGGGGAAGGGTTTGATTAA
- a CDS encoding TIGR04255 family protein codes for MKLPVEITPNPLLSSRVEIRYVLNIQPDEVVGAFYSQFKDVFPILRETKVSKDPGIADELMKFAPDFLMSNDKYAIAFNGNAISFENMGDYQLWGNYFPFIRTQLSTLIEMKIVRSIQRISVRYVSLFEKQLTKESTFIKIPQFNLEGYKENLNLYRTSFNPSNDPNVLLKVQIVKNARASTANEFRIGTLIDIDACREFSDIDLDDNIFEIVDNLHAEEKRLFFSMLDNAFLQTLNPKYDRI; via the coding sequence ATGAAACTTCCAGTTGAAATTACGCCTAATCCCTTATTGTCATCAAGAGTTGAAATTCGATACGTATTAAATATTCAACCTGATGAAGTCGTTGGAGCCTTCTATTCTCAGTTTAAAGATGTTTTTCCAATATTAAGAGAAACGAAGGTGTCAAAGGATCCAGGGATTGCAGATGAGTTGATGAAGTTTGCTCCAGATTTTTTGATGAGCAATGATAAATATGCTATAGCGTTTAATGGAAATGCAATCTCTTTTGAGAACATGGGAGACTACCAGTTATGGGGGAATTATTTTCCATTTATTCGCACACAACTTTCTACGTTAATTGAAATGAAAATTGTACGTTCTATTCAACGAATAAGTGTGAGATATGTGAGTCTGTTTGAAAAGCAATTAACTAAAGAGAGTACATTTATTAAAATACCTCAATTCAACCTTGAAGGATATAAAGAGAATCTAAATTTATATAGAACATCTTTTAATCCTAGTAATGATCCCAATGTGCTATTGAAAGTTCAAATAGTTAAGAATGCAAGAGCATCAACCGCGAATGAATTTAGAATAGGAACTTTGATTGATATTGATGCATGCAGAGAATTTAGTGATATTGATCTTGATGATAACATTTTTGAAATCGTCGATAATTTACATGCCGAAGAAAAAAGGTTATTTTTTTCCATGTTAGATAATGCGTTTTTGCAAACTCTTAACCCTAAATACGACAGAATATGA